One genomic region from Hirundo rustica isolate bHirRus1 chromosome 5, bHirRus1.pri.v3, whole genome shotgun sequence encodes:
- the WBP1 gene encoding WW domain-binding protein 1 yields MERPGSAEGAWAALLGRQHPQAREFCPGVNNRPYVCETGHCCGESGCCTYYYELWWFWLLWTILILLSCCCAFRHRRAKLRLQQQQRQREINLIAYHGACQYPPSSGDLRLLASFKLPAYEEVAQRPGTPPPPYSPGSPSLSPGSSGGCSSCSCGCSCASSPSSSSLSAPGTDETDPEPGPGSGSAGGSSSTGTGASWDLPLPEELPAHGGPPKQVLPDFCEAEGRPCSDTEGGEDGGGRAVLGGCPGRHRRLTGDSGIEVGRGLEEDEGEPEGCGAPGGDGGPGSPVLPV; encoded by the exons ATGGAGCGGCCCGGGAGCGCCGAGGGGGCCTGGGCCGCGCTGCTGGGCCGGCAGCACCCGCAG GCCCGGGAGTTCTGCCCGGGGGTGAACAACCGGCCCTACGTGTGCGAGACCGGGCACTGCTGCGGGGAGAGCGGCTGCTGCACCTACTACTACGAGCTGTGGT GGTTCTGGCTGCTCTGGACCATCCTGatcctgctgagctgctgctgcgcGTTCCGGCACCGCCGGGCCAAGCTgcgcctgcagcagcagcagcggcagcgtgAGATCAACCTCATCGCCTACCACGGTGCCTGCCAGTACCCCCCGTCCTCGGGGGACCTCC ggctgctggcCTCCTTCAAGCTCCCGGCGTACGAGGAAGTGGCGCAGCGCCCCGGGACGCCGCCGCCGCCCTACAGCCCCGGGAGCCCCTCACTGTCCCCCGGCTcctctgggggctgcagctcctgctcctgtggctgctcctgcgcctcctcccccagcagctcctcgcTCTCGGCGCCGGGCACCGACGAGACGGACCCGGAGCCGGGCCCGGGCAGTGGCAGCGCCGGcggctccagcagcaccggcACCGGTGCCAGCTGGGACCTGCCCCTGCCTGAGGAGCTGCCGGCCCATGGGGGCCCCCCCAAACAAGTTCTCCCAGATTTCTGTGAGGCTGAGGGCCGCCCCTGCTCTGACACCGAGGGGGGTGAGGATGGGGGAGGCAGAGCGGTGCTAGGGGGGTGTCCCGGGCGGCACCGGCGGCTCACAGGGGATTCGGGCATCGAGGTGGGCCGGGGCCTAGAGGAGGATGAGGGTGAGCCTGAGGGCTGCGGGGCACCGGGGGGTGATGGGGGGCCTGGCTCACCTGTGCTGCCTGTCTGA
- the MOGS gene encoding mannosyl-oligosaccharide glucosidase has product MAGERRRRGGDGPRERPRERLRDRDPKLRQQQKPPRSSGRGRTALALTAAAAALALGLAAAVAEWKRWSEASRLVTPHPAPPAVPPGSTGPLASPAYFWGTYRPHVYFGMKTRSPRAVVTGLMWLQHGSNLRHASEQNDGVSRYGWLMHDGENFGVQEIHDEGLVLRTEFVKQPGGDHGGDWSWRVTVKTEGKGPAPLLSLFFYVATDGQGTLRPVLENGTRLAAVAGTAEELGDFTLTFLPPTGEGGEGPKYASYNFLAAGVPGLHRLTDLVRQSLRESSVFSPPGRPRRRFFGVSGAGGLPGEPPRGQVLLHQVTLEPPAVLEVTLESGSAAGARRGRLAGPALSAALARHAAAFERRFEDTFGLEARGASLPQRRFAQAALSEMLGGIGFFHGRSLLRSEHREEPVPGAESTLFTAVPSRSCFPRGFLWDEGFHLLLLGRWDPALARDILAHWLDLLNADGWIPREQILGEEARARVPAEFVLQHSETANPPTLLLALERLLPDAPLPYLRRLFPRLRAWFEWLNRTQAGPEPFTFRWRGRDPDPERFLNPKTLSSGLDDYPRASHPSEQERHLDLRCWMALGARVLAALAERLGESPAPYRDTATALSDNDLLDRLHWAPELGAFADFGNHSAAVALRWHRPAPVPGAPPPAPRLLREVREAPRPRFVDALGYVSLFPLLLQLLRADSPRLPALLGSMRDERRLWTPFGLRSLARDSPLYLRRNTEHDPPYWRGSVWVNINFLALRALRGYARAEGPHRELAARLYRELRQNLVANVFQQYEATGFLWEHYRDSDGAGQGCRPFAGWTALVVLAMAEDY; this is encoded by the exons ATGGCgggcgagcggcggcggcgcggcggggacGGACCCCGGGAAcggccccgggagcggctccgggaTCGGGACCCGAAACTACGGCAACAGCAAAAGCCGCCGCGGAGCTCCGGGCGGGGTCGGACGGCGCTGGCGCTTacagcggcggcggcagcgctgGCGCTGGGTCTGGCGGCGGCGGTGGCCGAATGGAAGCGGTGGAGCGAAGCCTCCCGCCTCGTCACCCCCcaccccgcgccccccgccgtCCCCCCTGGCTCCACCGGGCCTCTCGCATCGCCTGCCTATTTCTGGGGCACGTACCGGCCTCACGTTTACTTCGGGATGAAGACGCGGAGCCCGCGGGCTGTCGTGACCG GACTGATGTGGCTCCAACACGGAAGCAACTTGCGGCACGCGAGCGAGCAGAACGACGGCGTGTCGCGATATGGGTGGCTGATGCACGACGGGGAGAATTTCGGAGTGCAGGAGATCCACGATGAGGGGCTGGTGCTGAGAACAGAGTTCGTGAAGCAGCCGGGGGGAGACCACGGTGGCGACTGGAGCTGGCGGGTCACAGTGAAAACGGAG ggcAAGGGCCCGGcccctctcctgtccctttTCTTCTACGTGGCCACGGATGGGCAGGGGACACTGCGGCCGGTGCTGGAGAACGGGACACGGCTGGCAGCCGTGGCAGGGACGGCTGAGGAGCTTGGGGACTTCACCCTCACCTTCCTGCCCCCCACCGGGGAGGGCGGGGAGGGGCCCAAATATGCCAG TTACAACTTCCTGGCCGCGGGGGTGCCAGGACTGCACCGTCTCACCGACCTGGTCCGGCAGAGCCTCCGCGAGAGCTCCGTGTTCTCCCCGCCGGGCCGACCTCGCCGCCGCTTTTTCGGGGTGTCCGGCGCCGgggggctgcccggggagccTCCACgggggcaggtgctgctgcaccaGGTGACGCTGGAGCCGCCGGCGGTGCTGGAGGTGACGCTGGAGTCGGGAagcgcggcgggggcgcggcgcgggcggcTGGCGGGGCCGGCGCTGAGCGCGGCGCTGGCCCGGCACGCGGCCGCCTTCGAGCGACGCTTCGAGGACACTTTCGGCCTCGAGGCGCGCGGGGCGTCCCTCCCGCAGCGCCGCTTCGCCCAGGCCGCCCTCAGCGAGATGCTGGGCGGGATCGGCTTCTTCCACGGCCGGTCCCTGCTGCGCTCGGAGCACCGGGAAGAGCCGGTGCCCGGCGCCGAGTCCACGCTGTTCACGGCCGTGCCCTCGCGCTCCTGCTTCCCGCGCGGCTTCCTGTGGGACGAGGGcttccacctgctgctgctgggccgcTGGGACCCCGCGCTGGCCCGCGACATCCTGGCGCACTGGCTCGACCTGCTGAACGCCGACGGCTGGATCCCGCGGGAGCAGATCCTGGGGGAGGAGGCGCGCGCCCGGGTGCCCGCCGAGTTCGTGCTGCAGCACAGCGAGACGGCGAACCCCCCGACGCTGCTGCTGGCGCTGGAGCGGCTGCTGCCCGACGCGCCCCTGCCCTACCTGCGCCGCCTCTTCCCGCGCCTGCGCGCCTGGTTCGAGTGGCTGAACCGCACCCAGGCCGGCCCCGAGCCCTTCACCTTCCGCTGGCGTGGCCGCGACCCCGACCCCGAGCGCTTCCTGAACCCCAAGACGCTGTCGTCGGGGCTGGACGATTACCCCCGCGCCTCTCACCCGTCCGAGCAGGAGCGGCACCTGGACCTGCGCTGCTGGATGGCGCTGGGCGCCCGCGTGCTGGCGGCGCTGGCCGAGCGCCTGGGCGAGTCCCCCGCGCCCTATCGCGACACGGCCACCGCCCTGAGCGACAACGACCTGCTGGACAGGCTGCACTGGGCGCCCGAGCTGGGCGCCTTCGCTGATTTTGGCAACCACAGCGCGGCCGTGGCTCTGCGCTGGCACCGCCCGGCCCCCGTGCCCGGCGcgcccccgccggccccgcggctGCTGCGGGAGGTGCGGGAGGCGCCGCGGCCGCGGTTCGTGGACGCTTTGGGCTACGTCAGCCTGTtcccgctgctgctgcagctgctccgaGCGGACTCCCCGCGGCTGCCGGCGCTGCTGGGCTCCATGCGCGACGAGAGGCGGCTGTGGACGCCCTTCGGGCTGCGCTCGCTGGCCCGCGACAGCCCCTTGTACCTGCGCCGTAACACCGAGCACGACCCCCCGTACTGGCGCGGCTCCGTCTGGGTCAACATCAACTTCCTGGCGCTGCGGGCGCTGCGCGGCTACGCGCGGGCCGAGGGGCCGCACCGGGAGCTCGCGGCGCGGCTGTACCGGGAGCTGCGCCAAAACCTCGTGGCCAACGTGTTCCAGCAGTACGAAGCCACCGGCTTCCTGTGGGAGCACTACCGGGACAGCGACGGCGCCGGGCAGGGTTGTCGCCCCTTCGCCGGCTGGACCGCGCTCGTTGTGCTGGCCATGGCCGAGGACTATTAA
- the CCDC142 gene encoding LOW QUALITY PROTEIN: coiled-coil domain-containing protein 142 (The sequence of the model RefSeq protein was modified relative to this genomic sequence to represent the inferred CDS: deleted 1 base in 1 codon), which translates to MDAGGDERRGGDLCLQVGDAGLGGLILLLLTARPGPGDGAARGEPPEPGETPQELRGPPRGAVFWGGCGDPGGSRGPLARSLQRAEAMLRSVTPGLRRLLSPRLRRRGDSDEEDDEDEDEAASIVVPLEQSFPGLCRCLCVWEDPRTETFVGYVRPHPGGAGDFSEDAVRQRVAERGAALHALLRHRHQLRLLLVAPGPGEPGEPSPALRELCLELRAHAGHWAALLRRLRTDSWLQALPQRRGEAVAHMRRALLLPALMATRLGLEIYNRGVQGLGEELGPEAEVPSAFTVGGVLRLLAAERGRAVARRLQPLLWPRNGNVRDGHVRWEDVAVPWPPGHDAAETGKGVDAEPPGAEAPPALVAELEALCQEDEELMGRIFGALVASADSLWQPVLSESPEPPGLAPGLRPGSAGGWKAVRWLDAARGPAAAALSARYRPLLWEAAGTVLGDSPGTPPATPSATVTAAWELSRALAVAHVPPECQEELGGLCLRLLCRSILCSWDTGFTRALGSGLSDKCLETPGGSPGPGCSRTAQQLRFLFPALALALRCLRLLPAHLHAPPGGLCLRLQVLGRCLAVVAAAHAWLTGRAGRYLAAWALPQFLLLTQGDLQVLKAEAEQLMVQVSQTFPEPEDIPGDSPPEPLPSPGSPWELQLCRQIRDVSNSIQLFSRDVLWMFSTSCKRLSAEIFDQTMPLGRHWRLRPRAELPSSPSAYAAAAVQAVLGQVLQGAQTLPHDAQVPTLARVTTAFLEAWMDHILTRRIKFSLQGALQLRRDFEAVRELVCSESSGLAPEARQALQALCIFRHTDTAVRCLLQQPGGLGRPPRGWGSLRRCCSDEGAHPLEPSLDPLPDLDRLEGPGPIPGTPPLAPEADLPSRPESPFPGSQQQWLSLRLHRARRWRVPGLPCVGNSPEG; encoded by the exons ATGGACGCCGGCGGCGATGAGAGGCGCGGCGGAGACCTGTGCCTGCAG GTGGGCGACGCCGGCCTGGGCGGCCtcatcttgctgctgctgacggcccggcccggcccgggcgaTGGGGCTGCCCGCGGAGAGCCCCCCGAGCCCGGTGAGACCCCCCAGGAGCTGCGGGGACCTCCACGGGGTGCGGTGTTCTGGGGGGGCTGCGGGGACCCTG GCGGGTCCCGGGGGCCCCTGGCTCGCTCCTTGCAGCGGGCAGAGGCCATGCTGCGCAGCGTCACCCCGGGACTGCGGCGCCTGCTGTCCCCACGGTTGCGCCGGCGCGGCGACAGCGACGAGGAAGATGATGAGGATGAGGACGAAGCAGCGTCCATCGTCGTCCCGCTGGAGCAAAgcttcccagggctgtgccgCTGCCTCTGCGTCTGGGAGGACCCTCGAACCGAGACCTTCGTGGGGTACGTGCGGCCCCATCCCGGCGGCGCCGGCGACTTTTCGGAAGACGCCGTGCGGCAGCGCGTGGCGGAGCGGGGAGCGGCCCTGCACGCGCTGCTGCGGCACCGCCACCAGCTCCGCCTG CTGCTGGTGGCGCCGGGGCCCGGAGAGCCCGGGGAGCCCTCGCCGGCGCTGCgggagctgtgcctggagctgcGGGCACACGCGGGGCACTGGGCCGCGCTGCTGCGGCGGCTGCGGACGGACTCGTGGCTGCAGGCGCTGCCGCAGCGCCGGGGCGAGGCCGTGGCGCACATGCGGCgggcgctgctgctgcccgcCCTGATGGCCACGCGCCTG GGGCTGGAGATCTACAACCGCGGGGTGCAGGGGCTG GGCGAGGAGCTGGGCCCTGAGGCCGAGGTCCCCAGCGCCTTCACAGTGGGCGGGGTGCTGCGGCTGCTGGCCGCCGAGCGTGGCCGGGCCGTGGCCCGGaggctccagcctctcctgtgGCCCCGGAATGGGAACGTCAGGGACGGACACGTCCGCTGGGAGGACGTGGCGGTGCCGTGGCCACCGGGACATGACGCAGCTGAAACGGGCAAAGGGGTGGACGCGGAACCTCCCGGAGCGGAGGCGCCACCGGCgctggtggctgagctggaaGCGCTGTGCCAGGAGGACGAGGAGCTGATGGGACGCATTTTTGGGGCGCTGGTGGCTTCGGCCGACAGCCTGTGGCAGCCGGTGCTGTCAGagagcccagagcccccagggctggccCCGGGACTGCGGCCAGGCAGTGCAGGCGGCTGGAAGGCCGTGCGGTGGCTGGAcgccgcccgcggccccgcggccgcagCGCTGAGTGCCCGGTACCGCCCGCTGCTCTGGGAGGCCGCGGGCACCGTGCTGGGGGACAGCCCGGGCACCCCTCCCGCCACCCCCAGTGCCACCGTCACCGCGGCGTGGGAGCTGAGCCGCGCGCTCGCTGTCG cccaTGTGCCCCCTGagtgccaggaggagctgggggggctctgcctgcgCCTGCTGTGCCGGAGcatcctctgcagctgggacacGG GTTTTACCCGTGCTCTGGGCTCAGGACTGTCAGACAAGTGCTTGGAGACCCCGGGGGGGTCCCCGGGGCCAGGGTGCAGccgcacagcccagcagctacGGTTCCTCTTCCCGGCCCTGGCGCTGGCCCTGCGCTGCCTGCGTCTGCTGCCCGCCCACCTGCACG cccCCCCCGGGGGTCTCTGCCTGcggctgcaggtgctgggccGGTGCCTGGCGGTGGTGGCGGCCGCCCACGCGTGGCTgacgggccgggccgggcggtaCCTGGCGGCCTGGGCGCTGCCTCAGTTCCTGCTGCTCACCCAGGGAGACCTGCAG gtgctgaaggcagaggcagagcagctgatgGTGCAGGTGAGCCAGACCTTCCCAGAGCCAGAGGACATTCCTGGGGACAGCCCTCCCGAGCCACTCCCCAGCCCGGGATCCccgtgggagctgcagctctgccggCAAATCCGCGACGTTTCCAACAGCATCCAG CTCTTCTCCAGGGATGTGCTCTGGATGTTCTCCACCAGCTGCAAGCGGCTCTCGGCAGAGATCTTCGACCAGACGATGCCGCTGGGCCGGCACTGGAGGCTCAGGCCGCGCGCTG agctgcccagctcccccagcGCGTACGCGGCGGCCGCGGTGCAGGCGGTGCTggggcaggtgctgcaggggGCCCAGACCCTGCCCCACGACGCCCAGGTGCCCACCCTGGCACGGGTCACCACGGCCTTCCTGGAGGCCTGGATGGATCACATCCTGACCCGCCGGATCAAGTTCAG cctgcaGGGTGCCCTGCAGCTCCGGCGGGACTTTGAGGCGGTGCGGGAGCTGGTGTGCTCCGAGAGCTCCGGGCTGGCTCCCGAGGCCCGGCAGGCTCTGCAGGCCCTCTGCATCTTCCGACACACGGACACGGCCGTGCGgtgcctcctgcagcagccgGGGGGGCTGGGGCGGcccccccggggctggggcagcctccGGCGCTGCT GCTCAGACGAAGGCGCCCACCCCCTGGAACCATCCTTGGACCCTCTCCCCGACCTGGACCGTCTGGAGGGGCCGGGCCCAATCCCAGGAACCCCCCCGCTGGCTCCAGAGGCCGATCTCCCGTCCCGTCCCGAGTCCCCGTTCCcgggcagccagcagcagtggctgtcCCTGCGGCTGCACCGCGCCCGCCGCTGGCGTGTGCCGGGGCTGCCGTGTGTTGGCAACAGCCCCGAGGGCTGA